CCTCGAGCGGGAGCGGATCGACCTCGACGGCGACGGGATCCCCGACGTGTACCAGCAGGAGCGGCGCGACGAGTGGTTCAAATCGGCACCCGGGCAGGGCGGCCGCTGAGCGCTGATCGTGGCCCCGCGCAGCTGCCGGAGCCGCACACGGTGCGCCGCGAACGATGCATCAGCGCTCGGTCGGTCGGTATCCGAGCGGCATATGGGAGACGGGGTCGAGGCCGCTCAAGGTCGCCCAGCCGTCGGCGAGAAGCGCAGCGTCGCTTCCCGGCTCGGGGCGGTTCGGCAGATCCTCCACGGCGAGGCGCACGTAGTCGTCGTCCTGCTCGGTCAGCGTGGTATGCACGATCCCGAACGGGGCGAGGGACGCTTCGACGACGCCCCGGTTCTCGACGGCGTTCGGAACGTTGAGGTTGACGACGGTGCCCCGGGGGCGGCCGAGCAAGAAGGGCAGCACGCCCATCGCCACGTCGGCCGCGGCGTCCCAGTGGTACCTCGTCGGGTGCAGACCGACGTCGAGCGACACCGCCGCCCCCCCATGCCCCGTTCAGGCCGCCGGTGAGCGCCGCGCCCACCGTGCCGGAGTGGAGAACGGCCCGGCCGACGTTCGCACCGTGATTGATCCCCGAGAGCACGAGGTCTGCGGGTTCTCCGAACGCCCCGCGCGCGGCGATGAGCGCGACCAACCCCGGCCCGCCCCTCACGGCATACGCGGGAGTCCCCTCCAGCTCGGGAAGCTCGCGCCGCTCGATCGCGATGCGACCATCCTCCTCCGCCGCCATGATCGAGGCGCTCGCCCCGCTCGACTGCCGTATCGGCGCCGCCACCACGATGTCGAGGCCGGCTCCGCGCGCGGCGCGGGCGAGGGCGGCGAGGCCGGGGGCGTCGATGCCGTCGTCGTTGGTGATCAGTGTTCGAGTCATGCGGAGCCCTCCCGCCCGTCGCCGGTGCCGGACTCGCCGGCCTCCCCGGGGCCTGCGAGCGCGGCGAGCTCATCCGGACTGACGCTCCCGCGCTGCGCCGGTCCGCCGCCCCTCTCCTGCGCGACGTCGAGCGCGCGCACGATCACCGCCTCCCTGAGCCGCGCGATCGTCGCGGCGTCCCCGGTGCCCAGTCCATGGCGGGTGACGTTGAGCGCGCCCGCCGCAGCCCCGGTGACGACGGCCTCCCGGGCGGTCTCGCCGTCGGCGATCCCCGCTGCGATCCCGGCGGTGAGGGAATCGCCGGCGCCCCGGGTCTCGGCCGCCTCCATGCGCGGGCTCTCGACCTCGACGAACCCATCGTCGTCGAGCAGCAGCAGGGGATCGCTCGAACGGGTCACCACCACGACGGCCGCACCGCGCTCGCGCAGTTCGAGCATGGCCGACTGGATGCTCTCGGCGGATGCGTCGTCGACGCGTCCATCGTCGAGCAGCTCCTCGTGGCTCACCTTCAGCACGTCGACCCCGCCCGCGAGCGCAGCGTCGAGGCGCGCGCCGGCCAGATCGACGATGACGCGGGCTCCTCCCGCGCGCAGATCGGAGGCCAGGCGCCGATAGGTGTCGACGGGTACGGCCGCTTCACCGGCAGGGCCGCTGAGGATCGCGAGACCGGCGCCGAGCCCCTCGCGCAGGGTCGCCCCGTAGAGTTCGTCGAGATCGTGGCGCGCGAGGGGCTCGCCCTCCGTCTCGGCGATCACGCGGCGTTCGCCCCCGCGGCGATCGTGCACGTAGGCCGAGGCCTTGCCCGGGCGGTCGATGCTCGAGACCGAGAACCCCTCATCCTCGAGCAGATGCCGCAGCACCGGCCCGAGTTCTCCGGTCAGCGTGCAGCACATCCTCACGCGCACCCCCAGCCTCCGCAGCATCCGCGCCTGCCACACCCCCTGACCGCCCGCGTGGAGATGGATCTCCGGCTCGTCGCCGTGCTCCTCGATCGTGACGGTGACGGTCGGGGACGGTGCGAAGATCGTGACCTCTCTCATGGGCGGCAGCGTATGGCACAGGGGTGCGGGGCGGAACCCCTTGCAGAGGCGTCGTCGGGCGGGGTATGGCCGCCGGAGACGCCCGTCGGCTGCGCCGTCAGCTCTCGAACCCGCGACGCGCGACGATCAGAGCGGTTCCCAGCCCGACCAGCAGCAGTGTCGCTGCGAGGGCCGACGGGTACTGAGCCGGAGGAACGCCGGTGGCCGCGAGGGCGCCGTACCCGGGCGACCGATCACGGGTCGCGCCGGCGTCGACCGGATCGCCGCCGCCGCTCGTGGACCGGATCGCGAGGGCGAGGGTCGAGGCCCCGCCGTGCGATCCGTCGGGGAGGGTGAGCGTCGCGGTGATCGAGTCGACGCCTTCGGCCGAATCGGCCGGGATCGTGCCCGTGAGGACGACCGTGCCGTCGTGCGCCACGGTCGCGTCGGCGATCCCGGCCTGCAGCGACCGCAGTGCGACGTGCACCCGTGATCCGGCCGGCAGCTTCGCGGCGCTCACGGTGATGTTCGCCCCGGGCTCGAGTACGCTGCCGTCGGCCAGTTTGGCCCGCTCCGACGTGAACGACGGCTCGAACGCATAGGGGGTCGCCGCCGTGGTCTCCGAGAAGGCGCCGGGGCCCGCGGGGTCGACGGCCGCGACTCGGTACTCGTAGACGCCGCCGTTGCGGAGGCCGGTCAGGGTCGTGCGGGTGCCGACGCCGATCGAGCGCTCCGCTTCCCACGGTCCCCCGTCGATACGCTGCTCGACGACGTAGCCGACGATGGCCTCGCCTCCGCTCGGAGGTGCGCTCCAGGTCAGCGTCGCCTCGCCGTCCCCGGGAAGGGCGCGAAGCCCCGTCGGGGCGGTCGGAGCGGCGGCGGCGATGTCGACGGTCACCGATGACACGACCGCGACGCCCATGACCGTCGCCGCGGCGGTGAGTCGGCGGGGGCCGACCCCTGCGGGAACGAGCGATCCCGCGTCGATCAGGTCTCCCGCAGCATCGCTCGTCCACGCGACGGGGCTCCCCAGATCCGACCCGGCGGGATCGAGCACACGTACCCCGGCCAGCGGCAGCGGGACGCCGACGCGGCCGATCGTCGGGATCGCCGACGTGTCGACGCTCGCCGGGGCCGCGGCGAAGATCGTCGTGTGCTCGCTGACCGGGGTGGTCGCATCGAACCACGCCCCGGTGCCGTCGCCCCGGGTATTCCACAGCGAGCCGGCAGGGGGAGGGGGAACGGCCCGGTGGCCGCTCGCGAAGTCGGCCGCGAAGAGGCGGTGCGAAGCGTCGCCGCCTCGGCCCTGACCGTCGAAGTCGACGCGGTAGGAGCGCCCCAGCACGTCGACGTCGACGTGTTCCGCCGCGAGGGCGATCGCTCCCCGGTTCTCGATCTGACCGGCGCCCTGAATCCTCGCCCCCTCTGCGGGGTCGCCCGCCCCGCCGAGGATGCGCCCGGTCGGCGAGACGGTCATCTCGGCGTTCGGGGC
The genomic region above belongs to Leucobacter muris and contains:
- a CDS encoding fibronectin type III domain-containing protein, translating into MSLSALLRRSAVSAIALLLVAPAAPALAAPGDDAADLRECLLTCGSPALIALGDDLSTGPDALEVMVPSVTLDLAGHRLEAAGIRLAPGTELTITDSGTGGTLESRAGAAGGPGIQTTGAVLRVDGGRVVAVARASGDPYTGPTGAGIGGAYREAGGTLVVTGGQVHAEGAYQSAGIGNGSNQTSASGPITVSGGEVTAIGGYSGAGIGGGNWSSPGPVTIAGGRVTAQGGDFGAAIGGGYDGGAGGPVVVSGGELVATGGYQAAGIGSTRYSTERPGADVTIGPGATVTAIGTGRTAIGADARDDLSAEFGRVRIDGDLFLPSGFVQIADSDAPNAEMTVSPTGRILGGAGDPAEGARIQGAGQIENRGAIALAAEHVDVDVLGRSYRVDFDGQGRGGDASHRLFAADFASGHRAVPPPPAGSLWNTRGDGTGAWFDATTPVSEHTTIFAAAPASVDTSAIPTIGRVGVPLPLAGVRVLDPAGSDLGSPVAWTSDAAGDLIDAGSLVPAGVGPRRLTAAATVMGVAVVSSVTVDIAAAAPTAPTGLRALPGDGEATLTWSAPPSGGEAIVGYVVEQRIDGGPWEAERSIGVGTRTTLTGLRNGGVYEYRVAAVDPAGPGAFSETTAATPYAFEPSFTSERAKLADGSVLEPGANITVSAAKLPAGSRVHVALRSLQAGIADATVAHDGTVVLTGTIPADSAEGVDSITATLTLPDGSHGGASTLALAIRSTSGGGDPVDAGATRDRSPGYGALAATGVPPAQYPSALAATLLLVGLGTALIVARRGFES
- a CDS encoding PfkB family carbohydrate kinase gives rise to the protein MREVTIFAPSPTVTVTIEEHGDEPEIHLHAGGQGVWQARMLRRLGVRVRMCCTLTGELGPVLRHLLEDEGFSVSSIDRPGKASAYVHDRRGGERRVIAETEGEPLARHDLDELYGATLREGLGAGLAILSGPAGEAAVPVDTYRRLASDLRAGGARVIVDLAGARLDAALAGGVDVLKVSHEELLDDGRVDDASAESIQSAMLELRERGAAVVVVTRSSDPLLLLDDDGFVEVESPRMEAAETRGAGDSLTAGIAAGIADGETAREAVVTGAAAGALNVTRHGLGTGDAATIARLREAVIVRALDVAQERGGGPAQRGSVSPDELAALAGPGEAGESGTGDGREGSA